In the genome of Mercurialis annua linkage group LG8, ddMerAnnu1.2, whole genome shotgun sequence, the window GCTTGGCCGAATAAtacataaactaaaaaaacttCCGTTCATATGTCGGCCTTGGTGAAAACACATATCGGCTTAGCACGTCCGATAAATATCTGTTGTAGGTGTCACTCTTTATCGGTTCCAAACAAGCGTCGGTCGATGTTTTCTCAACAACTGGgaacatatttttttagaaactgaCCATTGATCGCCCTGTCGTGTTCTTCTCCGTCAATATTCGCATGAACATACGCACCGCCGGTCAACTTGGTAGTCACGATAAACGGGCCTTCCCAATTCGGACTCCATTTACCTAGTCGCTTGTCTTTATGGCCAATAGGTATGATCGCCTTCCATACCATATTGCCTATGGCAAATGACTTTGATTTCACCCGCTTATTGTATGCCCTTTCAACCCTTCTTTTCTGGGCTTCAAGGTGATCTAATGCCGCCAATCTTTCCTCGTCGAGATCTAAGGAGTCTATCATCATCTTGTCAAAGTAATAGTTTTTGGACAATCTATTCTGGTATAGACGACGAGTGGACATCACAGTAagctccattggcaacatcgcATCATAACCATATACCATTCGGAAAGGTGA includes:
- the LOC126661698 gene encoding uncharacterized protein LOC126661698, which gives rise to MMFTGGDIVWWASQIKIKMLHSTPYYAQANGQAEATNKAIKLIVQKMIEENPRQWHVLLSEAVWANRTSQNSAIGTSPFRMVYGYDAMLPMELTVMSTRRLYQNRLSKNYYFDKMMIDSLDLDEERLAALDHLEAQKRRVERAYNKRVKSKSFAIGNMVWKAIIPIGHKDKRLGKWSPNWEGPFIVTTKLTGGAYVHANIDGEEHDRAINERSPLRRFRRFFTSIPSIISLSSEASRSPMLRCSDPSSSCIAAIFSSSSFARVRRS